A genome region from Anopheles stephensi strain Indian chromosome 2, UCI_ANSTEP_V1.0, whole genome shotgun sequence includes the following:
- the LOC118506750 gene encoding serine/arginine repetitive matrix protein 1 — protein sequence MSVRRRDLSPPPRGPGGGGGGGGGGGGGGPLGGSSKLRMDRNPSRAKITDPSHPAGKRKEIDNVMKKARAFPNETWDKKLLEVEEKDPNRWRHTGYKKLYIEDDPSSSDSDRPPGGGGAGGGRYGNGRRSRSPRSPPRPAHRRSPSPMQALRKRHMSPLSPGPMRRRSPSPSPINRKPPPPELKRRPRSPSPRMRRKSPMGMMRRPMSPGDMRRRPISPGMGPDSPRRGPRRMSPHLGPPPSKGGRMPPVPRSKRPPSPPPRMSRSASMSSCSDDSCSGCSVDDHRRRRRRSRVRSPPHNNGSKGLRREGIAGNHESRLRPMSPPPVDPRRKHLPPPEPQPKGHRVLEKTSRDQRSSRPQPPPEHRSRRPQTPDSDRALSPPKRSKHASKSSSSGQPVGPDETRPAKVRASKQQVPSSSSNVAGSNGHDAGVSGASSSQTGLAAASSSSSTGHKKHHKDKSADKLRARVKIEGEPKRRSRPRSPSSGSEESSSSESSLPRFTATTRMTLSERFGKMAQWSVDRSNMENMRITKNSAGGDLKVMIEEELEAPPTRYTYSPAPAGHFPEELMTTGPSGLSSWDDVRVRYEYYKGRGYLRDLDLQDYIKWEEWWYKYQEWLKQERYYELWERSQMNRRRKKIPIAQRLN from the exons ATGTCAGTGCGTCGTCGCGATTTAAGTCCTCCGCCGCGCGGTCCAGGAGGGggaggcggtggcggcggcggcggcggaggAGGTGGTCCACTCGGTGGCAGCAGCAAACTTCGTATGGACCGCAATCCCAGCCGTGCGAAGATTACTG ATCCAAGCCATCCCGCAGGTAAGCGAAAAGAAATCGATAATGTCATGAAAAAGGCCCGTGCCTTCCCGAACGAGACGTGGGACAAGAAGCTGCTTGAGGTGGAAGAAAAGGACCCGAACCGTTGGCGCCATACCGGGTACAAAAAACTTTACATTGAAGACGATCCAAGTAGCTCAGATTCGGACCGTCCGCCGGGTggaggtggcgctggtggtggtcgctACGGTAACGGCAGACGAAGCAGATCGCCACGATCGCCACCGCGTCCAGCGCATCGCCGCTCGCCATCACCGATGCAAGCGTTGCGCAAACGCCACATGTCGCCGCTGTCGCCCGGGCCGATGCGTCGTCGGTCTCCTTCGCCGTCACCAATCAATCGtaaaccaccgccaccggaaCTGAAACGCCGGCCACGATCTCCCTCGCCTAGAATGCGCCGTAAATCGCCGATGGGGATGATGCGCCGTCCTATGTCGCCCGGTGACATGCGAAGGCGGCCAATATCACCCGGTATGGGTCCGGATTCACCGCGCCGAGGACCACGGCGTATGTCGCCACATCTTGGTCCGCCGCCATCGAAGGGCGGTCGAATGCCACCGGTACCACGTTCGAAGCGACCGCCTTCGCCACCACCTAGG ATGAGTCGATCGGCATCCATGAGCAGCTGCTCGGATGATTCCTGTTCCGGTTGTTCGGTCGACGATCaccgtcgtcgccgtcgtcgttcTAG GGTTCGATCTCCACCGCACAACAACGGTTCGAAGGGCCTCCGTCGTGAAGGTATCGCGGGCAATCACGAAAGCCGTCTGCGACCGATGAGTCCACCACCAGTGGATCCGCGTCGTAAACATCTACCACCACCCGAACCGCAGCCGAAAGGGCATCGCGTTTTAGAGAAG ACTTCCCGTGATCAACGCTCGTCACGTCCACAGCCACCTCCCGAGCATCGCTCGAGGCGTCCACAAACACCCGATTCCGATCGCGCCCTGTCTCCACCGAAGCGTTCAAAGCATGCGAGCAAATCGTCCAGCTCGGGCCAGCCTGTAGGCCCGGACGAAACTCGACCTGCGAAGGTGCGTGCTTCGAAACAACAGGTACCGTCGTCCTCCTCAAACGTGGCTGGATCAAATGGACACGATGCCGGAGTATCGGGTGCCTCATCCTCACAGACGGGTCTTGCAGCAGCTTCAAGCTCATCGAGCACTGGCCACAAAAAGCACCATAAAGACAAGAGTGCAGACAAATTGCGTGCCCGGGTAAAAATTGAAGGTGAACCGAAACGTCGTTCCAGACCCCGTTCGCCGTCGAGCGGTTCGGAGGAATCGAGCAGTAGCGAAAGTTCGTTGCCTCGGTTTACTGCAACCACACGCATGACACTTTCGGAGCGCTTTGGCAAGATGGCTCAGTGGAGCGTGGATCGCTCGAACATGGAAAACATGCGCATCACGAAGAATTCGGCCGGCGGTGATCTGAAAGTGATGATCGAAGAGGAGCTTGAAGCTCCACCGACGCGTTACAC CTATTCACCAGCACCAGCCGGACACTTCCCCGAAGAACTAATGACAACTGGACCGAGCGGTCTGTCATCGTGGGACGATGTGCGGGTACGGTACGAGTACTACAAGGGACGTGGCTATTTGCGCGATCTCGATCTGCAGGATTACATCAAATGGGAGGAATGGTGGTACAAGTACCAGGAATGGCTCAAACAGGAACGGTACTATGAACTGTGGGAACGTTCGCAAATGAACCGCCGACGCAAGAAGATTCCCATTGCACAGCGGCTAAACTAG
- the LOC118506754 gene encoding NADH dehydrogenase [ubiquinone] 1 alpha subcomplex subunit 2, which produces MRLTVLRFARLNPSVKELRLHLCQTGEESKGVRDFVNTRYVQLKRDNPTLPILVRECSGVQPRVWARYELGKEKSVTLTNATAEDVSKHIESLGKAQ; this is translated from the exons ATGAGGCTAACTGTGTTGCGCTTTGCACGGCTCAACCCGTCCGTGAAGGAGCTCCGGCTGCATCTCTGCCAAACTGGCGAAGAATCAAAGGGTGTACG TGATTTCGTGAACACTCGCTACGTGCAGCTGAAGCGTGATAATCCGACGCTACCGATATTGGTGCGGGAGTGCAGCGGCGTACAGCCAAGAGTCTGGGCCCGTTACG AActcggaaaagaaaaatccgtTACCCTAACAAATGCCACAGCCGAGGACGTGTCGAAGCACATTGAATCGTTGGGCAAGGCGCAATAG